From Schaalia sp. ZJ405, one genomic window encodes:
- a CDS encoding DUF3499 domain-containing protein: MIAARQCSKPACSRSAVATLTYDYQDSTVVLGPLATVAEPNSYDLCADHAQRLTAPRGWQVVRLATSFEPAPPSGDDLLALVDAVRQAAHADTTSSRDTQAPHQDTHSSTRRSIRARLSGVDDGVDFGPFSSHSSGSAGSDGASSSSRANESEGSGDSSLSPLDPKSPYARRRAQFRVVSSIDEDEAAPSDAD; encoded by the coding sequence GTGATCGCGGCTCGTCAATGTTCTAAACCTGCATGTTCTCGTTCAGCGGTGGCCACCCTGACCTACGACTATCAGGATTCCACCGTTGTTCTTGGGCCGTTAGCAACCGTCGCTGAGCCGAACTCATATGACCTGTGCGCCGATCACGCCCAGCGCCTGACTGCCCCCCGTGGCTGGCAAGTGGTGCGCCTCGCAACAAGTTTTGAGCCTGCTCCCCCGTCCGGTGATGATCTCCTTGCGCTGGTGGATGCAGTTCGCCAGGCAGCACACGCCGACACCACCTCCAGTCGTGACACCCAGGCGCCTCATCAGGACACTCATTCCTCCACCCGCCGTTCCATTCGCGCACGTCTGAGCGGTGTTGATGACGGTGTTGATTTCGGTCCTTTCAGTTCCCATTCCTCAGGATCAGCCGGTAGCGATGGGGCGTCGTCCTCGTCTCGGGCGAATGAGTCTGAAGGAAGCGGCGACTCATCCCTGAGCCCGCTTGACCCGAAATCACCCTATGCACGCCGCCGCGCCCAGTTCCGCGTTGTATCGAGCATTGACGAGGACGAGGCCGCACCTTCAGACGCGGACTGA
- a CDS encoding DUF5719 family protein, producing the protein MMRTEGHSMRFLSPRILIALAAVLSLAGIAVGVSVNEWLPLGRDGHVPSPQREASPTSMTLACPPGIIDPFSTLTASTPSAIWSNTPVDGENPAQGTRSETSSPLSKGAGQLRTVTSQASEDGRLTLPSGVTIAGQGGGELVGISATGCAAPSAEQWIVAGSTVVGEDLVLVLANPADSASVVSISGYSGGGLIDPTPQQVTVPAGTTLAVLVAGWYPDAERLALRVSADGPGVVAWAQSSGMSGEVPLGNTWLPSVRPSTTNVIGGIDPKTTSTLRVAVPGDSSAHVELSAVTAGGTTSVPGGSVEVDGHTVLDIPLGGIGTGEDTYALVVSSDVPVAAQVRMRDEGEAWPGGGQSWETRATVSPSTAVTSARLPGASVITDLVTRQLDADPVRPTSIPTPSGALEVKAKLVVVADEYTAHDLLSSASSDSGSVSQKTLTRDTDTDQSGGQSAGSPQSGGGESTPVDTAQSAGQHSGQGASGGVMITYGGHTHTIAAGTTMTLDLASEDAEFTSNAPVRIIVEIQASTPVGTVRGAWPVGTLGLATQGARVSVDN; encoded by the coding sequence ATGATGCGCACCGAAGGTCACAGCATGCGCTTCCTCAGCCCTCGGATTCTTATTGCCTTAGCCGCAGTACTCAGCCTCGCAGGCATCGCCGTTGGTGTATCCGTCAACGAATGGCTTCCTTTGGGCCGCGACGGACACGTCCCATCACCACAGCGTGAAGCCTCACCCACGTCAATGACTCTTGCCTGCCCCCCGGGAATCATTGATCCTTTCTCAACGCTGACAGCAAGCACCCCATCAGCAATCTGGTCAAACACCCCCGTTGACGGTGAGAATCCCGCGCAAGGAACACGTTCTGAGACGAGCAGTCCCTTAAGCAAAGGGGCCGGTCAGCTTCGGACCGTCACGTCCCAAGCGTCAGAGGATGGACGGCTCACCCTCCCCAGTGGAGTGACGATCGCCGGTCAGGGCGGGGGAGAACTCGTGGGCATCTCAGCAACGGGATGTGCAGCGCCCTCGGCGGAGCAATGGATCGTGGCTGGGTCAACCGTCGTGGGAGAAGACCTCGTCCTCGTCCTCGCAAATCCCGCGGACTCTGCTTCTGTTGTGTCAATTTCCGGTTATAGCGGCGGTGGATTAATTGACCCGACACCCCAGCAGGTGACGGTTCCTGCCGGCACCACCCTCGCGGTCCTCGTCGCCGGTTGGTATCCCGACGCGGAACGACTTGCACTGCGTGTTTCTGCCGACGGCCCCGGAGTTGTTGCCTGGGCCCAAAGCTCTGGGATGTCGGGGGAAGTGCCGCTGGGAAACACCTGGCTGCCATCTGTTCGTCCGTCCACCACGAACGTTATCGGCGGAATTGACCCCAAAACAACGTCCACGCTTCGTGTGGCTGTTCCCGGTGACTCTAGCGCACACGTTGAACTGAGTGCGGTTACAGCCGGTGGAACAACGTCGGTTCCGGGAGGCAGTGTTGAAGTTGACGGACACACGGTTCTTGACATCCCCCTCGGCGGAATCGGAACGGGTGAAGACACCTACGCTTTGGTGGTCAGCTCTGACGTGCCCGTTGCCGCTCAGGTCCGGATGAGGGACGAGGGCGAGGCGTGGCCTGGAGGTGGGCAATCATGGGAAACCCGCGCCACTGTCTCGCCGTCGACAGCAGTGACCAGTGCTCGACTCCCCGGTGCATCTGTCATCACGGACCTTGTGACGCGTCAGCTTGACGCTGACCCGGTGCGTCCGACCTCGATTCCCACACCATCGGGAGCCTTAGAGGTCAAAGCCAAGCTCGTTGTCGTTGCCGATGAGTACACTGCTCACGACCTGTTATCTTCTGCTTCCTCAGACTCAGGGAGCGTGTCGCAAAAGACTCTGACGCGTGATACCGACACGGATCAATCCGGTGGACAAAGCGCTGGTTCCCCCCAGTCCGGTGGTGGAGAATCCACCCCGGTGGACACTGCACAGTCCGCAGGTCAACACTCCGGTCAGGGGGCGTCGGGGGGCGTGATGATCACGTACGGCGGACACACCCACACGATTGCAGCGGGAACAACGATGACGCTTGACCTGGCATCGGAAGACGCCGAGTTCACCAGCAACGCCCCCGTGCGGATCATCGTTGAGATTCAGGCGTCGACCCCGGTTGGAACTGTGCGCGGCGCGTGGCCCGTGGGGACGCTTGGATTGGCAACTCAGGGCGCACGCGTCAGTGTTGATAACTAG
- a CDS encoding RDD family protein, which produces MSDNAAPIRRIHEESVTTGEAVSLEISPASPIARIGARLIDAVVSILTALIIAALFLHEYEAFSMSLLRALAIVLVAAVTVGYPVVTETLTRGQTLGHWALGIRVVRDDGGSITFRHSFMRALVGVVEGWLTFGSVATITMIVSARGKRLGDLAAGTTVVRIPEPSGHLPLVMPPDMAAWARTAVILPLPFDLHYRAHLFLRENRQLLPEARAEAAFALAREVRGFVETPPPAQAHPERFLAAVLVMSRDREFAQSTHRLATSLARREDTAAPVFDIG; this is translated from the coding sequence ATGAGCGACAATGCAGCCCCGATACGCCGTATTCACGAAGAATCTGTGACAACCGGTGAGGCCGTCTCCTTGGAGATCAGCCCGGCATCCCCCATTGCACGCATCGGTGCCCGACTCATCGACGCCGTCGTTTCGATCCTGACAGCACTCATCATCGCGGCACTTTTTCTCCACGAGTACGAGGCTTTCTCCATGTCGCTCCTGCGCGCGCTCGCTATTGTCCTCGTGGCAGCCGTAACCGTTGGGTATCCAGTTGTCACAGAAACTCTGACCCGCGGCCAAACTCTGGGACACTGGGCCCTGGGGATCCGTGTTGTTCGCGACGACGGTGGATCAATCACCTTCCGTCACTCCTTCATGCGCGCCCTCGTTGGCGTGGTCGAAGGATGGTTAACTTTCGGCTCAGTTGCAACGATCACCATGATTGTCTCAGCTCGTGGCAAGCGTCTAGGTGATCTCGCTGCGGGGACAACCGTTGTTCGGATCCCCGAGCCCTCCGGTCATCTCCCCCTCGTCATGCCTCCCGACATGGCGGCGTGGGCGCGAACGGCGGTCATTCTCCCCCTCCCCTTTGATCTGCACTATCGGGCGCATCTTTTCCTCCGGGAGAATCGCCAGCTCCTGCCCGAAGCCCGAGCCGAAGCTGCGTTCGCCTTGGCGCGCGAGGTTCGGGGCTTTGTGGAGACTCCGCCGCCAGCTCAGGCTCACCCCGAGCGTTTTCTTGCGGCAGTTCTGGTGATGAGCCGTGATCGGGAGTTCGCTCAGTCGACGCACCGATTGGCCACCAGCCTCGCCCGTCGTGAGGACACCGCCGCTCCGGTTTTCGATATCGGCTGA
- a CDS encoding stage II sporulation protein M, producing the protein MDIDALRASREDSWERMRELASTRKLTGPQIDELDALYRLATSDLARVRAQSPDPDTIRALSRDLAQARGRLTGTRAKPLALIPRFFRIQLPEALYSIRWWIVGVTAAFFCVAAMQMFWVLWQPDIMAQLGSPEQLRAYATREFVAYYSQDTNAEFGLSVWTNNAWIALGCVGGGITGVYPVYVLLGNATSLGTSAAVVIDQAGPWHFFRMILPHGIPELTAVFIAAAAGLRVFWALIVPGPAARTVALARAGRTMAVVAVGCVILLFISGILEGFVTPSGLPDVIKVSLGTGVTLAMWVYIFVSGRRAHTRGEDADVDPTVAGYVLPVAG; encoded by the coding sequence GTGGACATTGATGCGTTGCGTGCCTCGCGCGAAGACTCATGGGAACGGATGCGTGAGCTTGCTAGCACGCGCAAACTCACGGGCCCGCAGATCGATGAACTTGATGCCCTCTATCGGTTGGCAACATCTGATTTGGCGCGAGTGCGTGCACAGAGCCCCGATCCCGATACGATCCGGGCGCTGTCACGAGATCTTGCTCAGGCACGAGGACGACTGACGGGAACACGTGCGAAACCGTTGGCACTGATCCCGCGTTTCTTCCGGATTCAACTACCTGAAGCTCTGTACTCGATCCGTTGGTGGATTGTCGGCGTCACAGCAGCCTTTTTCTGTGTGGCCGCAATGCAGATGTTCTGGGTCCTGTGGCAGCCCGACATCATGGCTCAACTAGGATCACCGGAGCAACTTCGGGCATACGCCACACGCGAATTCGTTGCCTACTACAGTCAAGACACCAATGCCGAATTTGGTCTGTCCGTGTGGACGAACAACGCCTGGATTGCACTTGGGTGCGTGGGCGGTGGAATCACCGGGGTCTATCCGGTCTACGTCCTCCTGGGCAATGCCACGTCGCTGGGAACCTCGGCCGCTGTTGTCATTGATCAGGCCGGACCCTGGCATTTCTTCCGGATGATCCTCCCCCACGGAATCCCAGAACTCACTGCCGTTTTCATTGCGGCGGCAGCGGGACTTCGAGTGTTCTGGGCGCTCATCGTTCCAGGACCTGCGGCGCGAACAGTGGCCCTAGCGCGCGCGGGGCGAACAATGGCCGTCGTCGCGGTAGGTTGCGTGATCCTTCTGTTCATTTCCGGCATCCTTGAAGGGTTCGTCACCCCCTCAGGGCTACCGGATGTGATCAAGGTCAGCCTGGGAACTGGAGTGACCCTGGCAATGTGGGTGTATATCTTCGTCAGCGGTCGACGCGCACACACCCGGGGAGAAGACGCCGACGTTGACCCTACCGTCGCCGGATACGTGCTCCCCGTAGCGGGCTAA
- a CDS encoding metallopeptidase family protein — protein MPGSRRVKSLRDRHGRGARGPRLFPGLPAWRTRRQSFDALVASIIADFTRRWPAVASVEFATEEVPPSDPAPWDSRSVVLAQVFPMDRRRGLKDRIVIYRLPIMLRCTTQDVAQLTRAVIADRLARVLAIPPDELDDALGNS, from the coding sequence GTGCCTGGTTCTCGTCGTGTGAAGTCTCTTCGTGATCGTCATGGTCGCGGCGCGCGCGGTCCCAGGCTGTTCCCTGGGCTCCCCGCGTGGAGAACACGCCGCCAGTCTTTTGATGCTCTGGTCGCGTCGATCATTGCCGATTTCACGCGCCGATGGCCTGCGGTCGCTTCCGTTGAGTTCGCCACCGAGGAAGTTCCCCCCTCCGATCCGGCACCGTGGGATTCTCGTTCCGTTGTTCTTGCTCAGGTGTTCCCTATGGATCGGCGGCGCGGCCTCAAGGACCGCATTGTCATCTATCGCTTGCCCATCATGTTGCGATGCACAACGCAGGATGTCGCTCAGCTCACGCGCGCTGTCATTGCCGATCGTCTTGCGCGTGTTCTGGCGATCCCCCCGGATGAACTTGACGACGCCCTCGGGAATTCATAA